The Candidatus Hydrogenedentota bacterium genome includes a region encoding these proteins:
- the mraY gene encoding phospho-N-acetylmuramoyl-pentapeptide-transferase has protein sequence MAGQIVTGLALGLILYFFPITIGSSYINADHILDWPGLANEFKAHADDPSAGPIGRVWDRLSPALQRRLLDLPVDGAVDKRSRGLLIEELNAILEERDLCDETIRREIRKRPEAASLVQKDIARLSGRELTQLNRLAIEHIFAGYIAHGGRDLHTRVEIPGFKGVAIPLGPLYILFVMFIIVAMSNAVNVTDGLDGLAAGVSVISLLAYTGIAYVVSRVDWSDYLYVVYVPEASELAVFGAALMGTGLGFLWFNAHPAEVFMGDTGSLALGGAIGTMAILTKQELLLPVVAGLFVLEILSVTIQIASFKTTGKRVFRMAPLHHHFELQGWSETKVTIRFWIIAILFALMSLGALKLR, from the coding sequence ATGGCCGGGCAAATCGTCACGGGTCTCGCGCTCGGACTCATCCTCTATTTCTTTCCCATCACGATCGGTTCCTCCTATATCAACGCCGATCACATACTTGACTGGCCGGGCTTGGCCAACGAGTTCAAGGCGCACGCCGACGATCCGTCCGCCGGACCCATCGGGCGTGTTTGGGATCGCCTCTCCCCCGCTCTTCAGCGCCGCCTGCTGGATTTGCCCGTGGACGGGGCCGTGGACAAGCGTTCACGCGGGCTTCTCATCGAGGAATTGAACGCCATTCTCGAAGAACGCGATCTGTGCGACGAGACGATCCGGCGCGAAATCCGCAAACGGCCGGAAGCGGCATCCCTTGTGCAAAAAGACATCGCGCGCCTGTCCGGACGCGAACTCACGCAACTCAACCGCCTCGCGATCGAACACATTTTCGCGGGGTATATCGCCCACGGCGGGCGGGATCTCCACACCCGCGTCGAAATTCCGGGATTCAAAGGCGTGGCGATACCCCTGGGCCCCCTTTACATCCTGTTCGTCATGTTCATCATCGTGGCCATGTCGAACGCGGTAAACGTCACCGACGGTCTCGACGGCCTCGCGGCGGGCGTATCGGTCATTTCGCTGCTTGCCTACACCGGCATCGCGTATGTCGTAAGCCGCGTGGACTGGTCCGACTATCTCTATGTCGTCTACGTGCCCGAAGCCAGCGAACTGGCCGTGTTCGGCGCCGCGCTGATGGGCACGGGCCTCGGATTCCTCTGGTTCAACGCACATCCCGCCGAAGTTTTCATGGGCGACACCGGATCGCTCGCCCTCGGCGGCGCCATCGGAACGATGGCCATTCTGACCAAACAGGAACTGCTCCTGCCCGTCGTGGCCGGATTGTTCGTCCTCGAAATCCTCAGCGTCACCATCCAGATCGCCTCGTTCAAAACCACCGGCAAGCGCGTATTCCGGATGGCGCCGCTGCATCACCATTTCGAACTGCAAGGCTGGTCGGAAACCAAAGTCACGATCCGTTTTTGGATCATCGCAATCTTGTTCGCCCTGATGAGTCTCGGCGCGCTCAAGTTGCGGTAG
- the murF gene encoding UDP-N-acetylmuramoyl-tripeptide--D-alanyl-D-alanine ligase, with protein sequence MAWSYTLRQLAEAIGSDTNRGDVTFRRASTDTRTLMPGDVFFALRGEHFDGNRFVRDAFMKGAAGAVTTETSEYGPCLVVRDPLEALQRFASFHRRHFDIPLFALTGSCGKTTAKDMTARLLATRYRVVKTQGNLNNEIGCPQSLLQMDAETDMAVIEMGANHPGEIARLCELARPTESAITMIAPAHLEGFGSIENVAKAKAEIVGGLSPGGVFYVNVDDPRCVRIAESFSGEKIRFGQSGDVVLESCEITGPGEMRLCIHPVGALRLPLACRAHAVNVLLAVAVALRHGVTEFEGPLREAAAATSRFRLLPLGPLTIMDDSYNANPASMSAALQALAEWPTPGARFAVLGEMLELGETATALHAEIGERAAALRTDHLFALGPHAHDMIHAARAAGMAHAEVFDDPNDIADAIRMLARPGDVCLVKGSRGMRMERVIEALRERYA encoded by the coding sequence ATGGCATGGTCCTATACCCTACGCCAACTTGCCGAGGCCATCGGATCGGATACAAATCGCGGTGATGTGACGTTCCGGCGCGCATCCACCGACACGCGGACCCTCATGCCGGGCGACGTGTTTTTCGCCCTGCGCGGCGAACACTTCGACGGAAACCGTTTCGTGCGCGACGCGTTCATGAAGGGCGCGGCAGGCGCCGTCACCACCGAAACCAGCGAATACGGCCCTTGCCTCGTCGTGCGCGACCCCCTGGAGGCATTGCAGCGGTTTGCGTCGTTTCATCGCCGCCATTTTGATATTCCGCTGTTTGCATTGACGGGATCCTGCGGCAAAACGACGGCCAAGGACATGACGGCCCGCCTGCTCGCCACCCGGTATCGCGTGGTCAAGACACAGGGTAATCTCAACAACGAAATCGGTTGTCCACAATCGCTCCTGCAAATGGACGCGGAAACCGACATGGCCGTCATTGAAATGGGCGCGAACCACCCCGGCGAAATTGCCCGCCTGTGCGAACTCGCGCGGCCCACTGAATCGGCCATCACCATGATTGCCCCCGCGCATCTCGAAGGGTTCGGCAGCATCGAAAATGTCGCGAAGGCCAAAGCCGAAATAGTCGGGGGACTTTCCCCCGGCGGCGTTTTCTACGTCAATGTGGACGATCCCCGTTGCGTGCGCATCGCGGAATCGTTTTCCGGCGAAAAAATCCGTTTCGGGCAATCCGGCGATGTCGTGCTTGAATCCTGCGAAATAACAGGCCCCGGCGAAATGCGGCTGTGCATTCATCCCGTCGGCGCATTGCGGCTTCCGCTTGCCTGCCGGGCGCATGCCGTCAATGTTCTGCTGGCCGTCGCCGTGGCATTGCGGCACGGCGTAACGGAATTCGAGGGGCCGCTGCGCGAGGCGGCCGCGGCCACGTCGCGTTTTCGTTTGCTGCCGCTGGGTCCCCTTACGATCATGGACGACAGTTACAACGCCAACCCGGCCAGCATGTCCGCCGCTTTGCAGGCTTTGGCGGAATGGCCCACGCCGGGCGCGCGCTTTGCCGTGCTGGGCGAAATGCTCGAACTGGGCGAAACGGCCACGGCCCTGCATGCGGAAATCGGCGAACGCGCGGCCGCGTTGCGCACGGATCATCTCTTTGCGCTGGGCCCGCACGCGCATGATATGATCCATGCGGCCCGGGCGGCAGGCATGGCACACGCCGAAGTGTTCGACGATCCCAACGATATCGCAGACGCCATCCGTATGCTTGCGCGGCCCGGCGACGTGTGTCTGGTAAAAGGTTCACGCGGCATGCGCATGGAACGGGTTATCGAGGCGCTCCGCGAACGATACGCATAA
- a CDS encoding UDP-N-acetylmuramoyl-L-alanyl-D-glutamate--2,6-diaminopimelate ligase, translating to MRLNELPKWLGSDCAGLPDSPIAAITEDSRRVVPGTVFVAAPGVRTDGHAFAQQAVNAGAIAIIGSRIGIASLHGVPYLFAEHPRRALGIIAHAIAGDPSRSLTVIGITGTNGKSSSVLLAQRMLEQCGHRTAAFGTLGYDIAGTIHPAAHTTPFGEELVGMFRRARDAGLTHVVMEASSHALDQDRVAGIDFDVAAFTNLTQDHLDYHPDMTAYRRAKMLLFERIQGPGRFTVVNRDDPSAPHFIAASKAPCITFGTDADVRPRDIRMGLAGTSFTVETPWGRQNMRSPLLGLHNVANMLGVIAIGGGLGLPLAGIAEGIASLAHVPGRFERVDAGQDFLVIVDYAHTEDGLHNVLAAARSVCDGRVICVFGCGGDRDKTKRPLMAAVAARQADFSIVTSDNPRTEDPLRIIADIEPGLIASGKRRGPDYEIIPDRAEAIRRAIGLARPGDLVLIAGKGHEDYQIIGTDKIHFDDREVARAILEEHP from the coding sequence ATGAGGCTAAACGAACTCCCAAAGTGGCTCGGCTCTGACTGCGCCGGGCTGCCGGATAGTCCAATCGCGGCCATAACCGAGGACTCGCGCCGCGTCGTTCCGGGGACCGTGTTCGTGGCGGCTCCGGGTGTTCGGACCGACGGCCATGCCTTCGCGCAACAGGCGGTCAACGCGGGCGCCATCGCGATCATCGGATCACGGATCGGTATTGCATCCCTTCATGGCGTGCCCTATCTTTTTGCGGAACACCCCCGGCGCGCGCTGGGCATCATCGCACACGCGATCGCGGGCGATCCGTCGCGATCACTGACCGTGATCGGCATTACGGGAACGAACGGGAAATCCAGTTCGGTTCTGCTCGCGCAACGTATGCTCGAACAGTGCGGCCACCGCACCGCCGCATTCGGCACGCTCGGCTACGACATCGCGGGCACGATTCATCCCGCCGCCCACACGACGCCCTTCGGCGAGGAACTGGTCGGCATGTTCCGCCGCGCACGCGACGCCGGCTTGACGCATGTCGTCATGGAGGCCAGTTCGCACGCACTCGATCAGGATCGTGTCGCGGGCATTGATTTCGACGTGGCGGCGTTCACCAATCTCACCCAGGATCATCTCGATTACCATCCCGATATGACCGCTTATCGGCGCGCCAAAATGCTGCTCTTTGAACGCATCCAAGGACCGGGCCGCTTTACCGTCGTCAACCGCGACGATCCCAGCGCGCCGCATTTCATCGCGGCATCGAAGGCGCCGTGCATCACCTTCGGAACGGACGCCGACGTGCGGCCGCGCGATATCCGCATGGGACTCGCCGGCACGTCGTTTACGGTCGAAACGCCGTGGGGACGGCAGAACATGCGGTCGCCTTTGCTGGGATTGCACAACGTGGCCAACATGCTCGGCGTCATCGCCATTGGAGGCGGACTTGGATTGCCGCTGGCCGGAATCGCGGAAGGGATCGCGTCGCTGGCGCATGTCCCGGGCCGTTTCGAACGCGTGGACGCTGGACAGGACTTTCTTGTCATCGTGGACTATGCCCACACCGAGGACGGCTTGCACAACGTTCTGGCGGCGGCGCGATCCGTTTGCGATGGCCGCGTAATCTGCGTGTTTGGATGCGGCGGCGATCGGGACAAAACCAAGCGCCCCCTCATGGCCGCCGTGGCCGCGCGGCAAGCCGATTTTTCCATCGTCACGTCCGACAATCCCCGCACCGAAGACCCGTTGCGGATTATCGCGGATATCGAACCCGGCCTGATTGCAAGCGGCAAACGGCGCGGCCCGGACTACGAGATCATTCCCGATCGCGCCGAGGCCATCCGCCGCGCCATCGGACTGGCCCGGCCCGGCGATCTCGTCCTGATCGCCGGCAAGGGGCATGAAGACTATCAAATCATCGGCACGGACAAGATTCACTTCGACGATCGCGAAGTGGCACGCGCCATCCTGGAGGAACACCCGTAG
- a CDS encoding penicillin-binding transpeptidase domain-containing protein encodes MRIVTRGFLAAFLVVAVRLAIVHTDPSSELTAEESAHIGEVELRVPRGEIRDRDGGLLAKDRRVYSLWADPRAMADPEMGALTLAARFGLNETELVSRLTRRDANGRPRKFVWIKRWLSEQDLKIYENLDPMLQYGLSLKNEWVRYYPEGELAAHLIGFVNREGNGCDGVEMSFDKHLRCTTGKQRSRVDANRHILRSLTLEYMGPEGGDTVHLTIDKNIQRMLERALDKRMVEANAPRAMGIIVDVKTGAILAMATRPAYDPNERGDVSAENFRNRAAEFVFEPGSSFKIVTAAAAIEEGLITTETRIFCENGAFNPYGHRIRDFHKLGVEPFTTCFAESSNIAIIKVGAMLGADRLEQWIRRFGFGTRACPDLPIESKGIFRPRSQWSKLTMGSLPMGQEIAVTMPQLARAFSVIASGGYLRNLYFVDRVVARDGSVVYEHPHEEPVRILSESTAQTMKDLCHLVVLHGTGKPANIPEYRAGGKTGTAQIANPSGRGFLPDKYTAIFAGFAPVADPRLCVVIVVQEPNIKLHYGGSVCGPVFKEVMRDALIRLNVPPDPIQDMPATPNAFPETGDEDTIVARETDEPPLLASQPLDDLSLMAAHTITSDGEPALPNFIGMTKIQAKALIDQLGIRWDPRGAGRVVMQDPPAGVALRDVSLCSLIFSNETQDKMESNEAKRTPKVARL; translated from the coding sequence GTGCGCATCGTCACTCGGGGATTTCTAGCGGCCTTTTTGGTGGTGGCGGTACGCCTGGCCATTGTCCACACGGATCCCAGTTCGGAACTCACCGCGGAGGAAAGCGCACACATCGGCGAGGTCGAACTCCGTGTGCCCCGAGGCGAAATCCGTGATCGCGACGGGGGACTGCTCGCCAAGGATCGCCGCGTGTATTCACTATGGGCCGACCCGCGGGCCATGGCGGATCCGGAGATGGGCGCGCTGACTCTTGCCGCGCGATTCGGATTGAACGAAACCGAACTGGTATCGCGTCTGACCCGGCGCGACGCAAACGGCCGCCCCCGCAAATTCGTATGGATCAAGCGCTGGCTTTCCGAACAGGATCTAAAAATTTATGAAAATCTCGATCCCATGCTGCAATACGGGCTTTCGCTCAAGAATGAATGGGTGCGCTATTATCCGGAAGGGGAACTGGCCGCGCACCTGATCGGTTTCGTCAACCGCGAAGGCAACGGATGCGACGGCGTCGAGATGTCGTTTGACAAGCATCTGCGCTGCACAACGGGCAAACAGCGATCGCGCGTTGACGCCAACCGGCACATTTTGCGATCGCTGACCCTGGAATACATGGGCCCCGAGGGCGGAGACACCGTTCATCTCACGATTGACAAAAATATTCAACGGATGCTTGAACGCGCGTTGGACAAGCGAATGGTTGAGGCCAACGCGCCGCGGGCGATGGGCATCATCGTGGACGTCAAAACCGGCGCGATTCTTGCCATGGCCACCCGGCCTGCCTACGATCCCAATGAACGCGGAGACGTGTCCGCCGAAAATTTCCGGAATCGCGCGGCCGAATTCGTCTTCGAGCCCGGTTCTTCGTTCAAAATAGTCACCGCCGCCGCCGCGATCGAAGAAGGACTCATCACCACGGAAACCCGCATTTTCTGTGAAAACGGCGCATTCAATCCCTATGGGCACCGCATTCGCGATTTTCACAAACTCGGCGTGGAGCCCTTTACGACATGCTTTGCCGAGTCGAGCAACATCGCCATCATCAAAGTGGGCGCAATGCTTGGCGCGGATCGGTTGGAGCAGTGGATTCGGCGTTTTGGATTCGGAACACGCGCATGCCCGGATCTCCCGATTGAAAGCAAAGGCATTTTCCGCCCCCGTTCCCAATGGTCGAAACTCACGATGGGGTCCCTGCCCATGGGCCAGGAAATCGCCGTGACGATGCCGCAACTGGCCCGCGCGTTTTCCGTCATTGCCAGCGGGGGATATCTGCGCAATCTGTATTTTGTGGATCGTGTGGTGGCGCGTGACGGTTCCGTGGTCTACGAACACCCCCATGAGGAGCCTGTCCGAATTCTGTCCGAATCTACGGCACAAACCATGAAGGATCTTTGCCATCTGGTCGTACTGCATGGAACGGGCAAGCCGGCCAACATTCCCGAATACCGGGCCGGCGGGAAAACCGGCACCGCGCAAATCGCCAATCCATCCGGCCGCGGCTTTCTTCCCGACAAATATACGGCGATTTTCGCCGGATTCGCCCCGGTCGCCGATCCGCGTCTGTGCGTGGTTATTGTCGTGCAGGAACCAAATATCAAGCTGCATTATGGCGGCAGCGTTTGTGGCCCCGTGTTCAAGGAAGTCATGCGCGATGCCCTCATCCGCTTGAATGTGCCGCCCGATCCCATTCAGGATATGCCCGCCACGCCCAACGCCTTCCCCGAAACCGGCGATGAAGACACCATCGTCGCCCGGGAAACAGACGAGCCGCCCCTTCTTGCCTCGCAACCCTTGGATGATTTGTCCTTGATGGCCGCGCACACGATAACCAGCGACGGCGAACCGGCTCTGCCCAATTTCATCGGGATGACCAAGATACAGGCCAAGGCGTTGATTGACCAATTGGGAATCCGGTGGGATCCGCGCGGGGCAGGACGGGTCGTCATGCAGGATCCGCCGGCGGGCGTTGCGTTGCGCGACGTCTCCCTGTGCAGTTTGATTTTCTCGAACGAAACACAAGACAAGATGGAATCGAATGAGGCTAAACGAACTCCCAAAGTGGCTCGGCTCTGA
- the rsmH gene encoding 16S rRNA (cytosine(1402)-N(4))-methyltransferase RsmH, protein MHGHVPVLAQAVVDGLCIRKDGIYVDGTVGAGGHAALIAERLRGGRLIAMDCDPESVACAHTRLAPFPWVTLLHRNYGELAQVLAELDIGRVDGILIDAGVSSVQLDDPRRGFTFQQEGPLDMRLDTSKGVTAAQWLARIREDELAQILRAYGDVGPARRIARAILKRARRDAMKTSGDLAGAVSEALDFVHGMPEETRTVFQAIRIAVNEEYRWLEAGLRQGVEVLAPGGRIVVISFHSGEDRIVKRVFQEFSRKREIRWPDGRVRDCIPPRMRILTPKPIQPDEEEIRRNPRAHSARLRMAEKLAP, encoded by the coding sequence ATGCATGGGCATGTGCCGGTTTTGGCCCAGGCCGTCGTGGATGGGTTGTGCATCCGGAAAGACGGCATTTATGTGGATGGAACGGTCGGCGCGGGCGGACACGCCGCGTTGATCGCCGAACGATTGCGAGGGGGACGGTTGATCGCGATGGATTGCGATCCGGAAAGCGTGGCGTGCGCGCACACGCGGCTGGCCCCGTTTCCGTGGGTGACCCTCCTGCATCGCAATTATGGTGAATTGGCCCAAGTCCTCGCCGAGTTGGACATTGGGCGCGTGGACGGCATCCTGATTGACGCGGGTGTGTCGAGCGTGCAACTGGACGACCCGCGCCGGGGATTCACGTTTCAGCAGGAAGGACCGTTGGACATGCGATTGGACACGTCGAAAGGCGTGACGGCGGCACAATGGCTCGCCCGCATCCGCGAGGACGAACTGGCGCAAATTCTGCGCGCCTACGGGGATGTCGGCCCGGCTCGTCGCATCGCCCGAGCCATCCTGAAACGCGCAAGGCGCGACGCCATGAAAACATCGGGCGATTTGGCCGGGGCGGTATCGGAGGCCCTTGATTTTGTCCACGGGATGCCGGAAGAAACCCGGACGGTTTTCCAAGCCATTCGGATTGCCGTAAACGAGGAATATCGTTGGCTCGAAGCGGGTCTTCGGCAAGGCGTCGAGGTCTTGGCGCCCGGCGGACGGATCGTGGTCATTTCGTTCCATTCGGGGGAGGACCGCATAGTCAAAAGGGTTTTTCAGGAATTTTCGCGCAAAAGAGAAATTCGCTGGCCCGACGGACGGGTCCGCGATTGCATTCCGCCTCGCATGCGGATATTGACGCCCAAGCCGATCCAACCCGACGAGGAAGAAATTCGGCGCAATCCACGGGCGCACAGCGCACGGTTGCGCATGGCGGAAAAATTGGCGCCGTAG
- a CDS encoding STAS domain-containing protein, with translation MIHIERCDMGPVVVLRIEGDIDDDGVKALRLSFLGCLKEKRCKVVANLSGVRHISFMGLGVLVERLRHLRLGGGDLKLVGVNMYADRVFRMAGVSALFDIHETESQAIQQFREAA, from the coding sequence ATGATACACATCGAGCGATGCGACATGGGACCTGTGGTGGTCCTGCGGATTGAAGGCGATATTGACGACGACGGCGTCAAAGCCCTTCGGCTGAGTTTTTTGGGCTGTCTGAAAGAAAAACGCTGCAAGGTAGTGGCGAATCTTTCCGGCGTGCGACATATCAGTTTCATGGGACTCGGCGTATTGGTCGAGCGGTTGCGCCATCTTCGGCTGGGCGGCGGCGACCTCAAGCTGGTCGGCGTGAACATGTACGCGGATCGCGTTTTTCGCATGGCGGGCGTATCGGCGTTGTTCGACATTCACGAAACCGAAAGCCAGGCCATTCAGCAATTCCGGGAAGCCGCGTAG
- the mraZ gene encoding division/cell wall cluster transcriptional repressor MraZ, translating to MKWWKVVENRVFGMYYGSHPTVLDEKGRITVPKRLHELMERSDHITWYMTRGYKGCLYLYNLPEWEKLVSRVEALDPLDPKAHDFLRLVYGCAMDVKVDRQGRMPVPAPLRGFAGLDRDVVLVGMRNHLELWRKDAWDAYQEAKGAEFEEMAAELLLRGAAGGPRGAASTQADVRSQGETTG from the coding sequence GTGAAGTGGTGGAAAGTGGTGGAAAACCGGGTTTTTGGCATGTATTACGGATCGCATCCAACTGTTTTAGACGAAAAGGGCCGCATAACGGTGCCGAAACGTCTTCATGAACTAATGGAACGGTCGGATCACATTACGTGGTACATGACACGGGGGTACAAGGGCTGTCTGTACCTCTACAACCTGCCGGAATGGGAAAAGTTGGTTTCGCGCGTCGAGGCGCTGGACCCGCTCGATCCCAAGGCGCACGACTTCCTTCGCTTGGTTTACGGTTGCGCGATGGATGTCAAGGTGGACCGCCAAGGCCGCATGCCGGTGCCCGCGCCGTTGCGCGGGTTCGCGGGTCTGGACCGGGACGTCGTCCTGGTCGGCATGCGGAACCACTTGGAGTTGTGGCGGAAGGACGCATGGGACGCGTACCAAGAGGCCAAGGGAGCGGAGTTTGAAGAGATGGCGGCGGAACTGCTGTTGCGCGGCGCGGCGGGCGGACCGCGAGGCGCCGCATCAACCCAAGCGGATGTCCGCAGCCAGGGAGAGACGACGGGATGA